One window of Thioalbus denitrificans genomic DNA carries:
- a CDS encoding VOC family protein codes for MNDGVDTNQIGCALFILYVADQEASTRFYADVLDHAPVLHVPGMTEFDLPGGCRLGLMPERGIRRLLGTTLPDPAPGTGIPRAELYLQVDNPDAYHLRALEVGARELSPMAPRDWGDMVAYSLDPDGHVLAFATPARLTAPRR; via the coding sequence ATGAACGATGGCGTTGATACGAACCAAATAGGCTGCGCCCTGTTTATCCTTTACGTTGCGGACCAGGAGGCGAGCACGCGCTTTTACGCCGACGTGCTGGACCACGCTCCGGTCCTCCACGTCCCCGGTATGACCGAGTTCGACCTGCCCGGCGGATGCCGCTTGGGCCTAATGCCCGAGCGGGGGATCCGGCGCCTGCTGGGCACCACCCTGCCCGATCCGGCACCGGGGACGGGGATCCCGCGGGCAGAGCTCTACCTCCAGGTGGACAACCCCGACGCCTACCACCTGCGGGCACTCGAGGTCGGTGCCCGGGAGCTGAGCCCCATGGCCCCGCGCGACTGGGGCGACATGGTGGCGTACAGCCTCGATCCGGACGGGCACGTCCTCGCCTTCGCGACGCCCGCGCGACTGACCGCACCCCGCCGGTAG
- a CDS encoding radical SAM/SPASM domain-containing protein, whose amino-acid sequence MDAHAKRPPGDTFVTAFKAPLYVAWEITQRCNARCVHCYSSSSPDAPTATDLTTQEALGLIDELADAGVLVLAFSGGEPMLRRDWPVLVDRAVRRGLSVNVGTNGSTITRQTAHLLKDLGVKSVTVSIDSHRAAEHDDFRQLDGLFDKATRAIRMLSDVGVRVVVGYTPTRRNQQDGRAIIELAIRLGAEAVNLSEYVPAGRGATDLALEPEALRGLLEQWIAWRDELQDTITLIWHDCRVGMLVPESERRDYVGCGAGRLLARILPDGTFTPCVFLPTAIGKYPESSFSEIWRGAGLLTKFRERWAITGNCGECEHLHKCGGCRAVAYAYSGGDPMAGDPHCWIEPHDPVRLADLAAGEDLPV is encoded by the coding sequence ATGGACGCACACGCCAAACGGCCGCCCGGCGACACCTTCGTCACCGCTTTCAAGGCCCCGCTGTATGTCGCCTGGGAGATCACCCAAAGGTGCAACGCCAGGTGCGTGCACTGCTATTCCAGCTCGAGTCCGGACGCTCCGACCGCAACCGACCTGACTACACAAGAGGCGCTGGGCCTCATCGACGAGCTGGCGGACGCCGGCGTGCTCGTCCTCGCCTTTTCGGGCGGAGAGCCCATGCTACGCCGGGACTGGCCCGTGCTGGTCGATCGCGCGGTCCGCAGGGGGCTCAGTGTCAACGTCGGCACCAATGGCTCCACCATCACGCGCCAGACGGCCCACCTCCTCAAGGATCTGGGTGTCAAGAGCGTAACCGTCAGTATCGACAGCCACCGCGCGGCCGAGCACGACGACTTCCGGCAACTCGACGGGCTCTTCGACAAGGCCACCCGGGCGATCCGGATGCTCTCCGACGTCGGGGTGCGCGTCGTGGTGGGCTATACCCCGACCCGCCGCAACCAGCAGGACGGCCGGGCAATAATCGAGCTGGCGATCCGGCTGGGCGCGGAGGCAGTCAACCTCTCCGAGTACGTGCCGGCGGGACGGGGGGCGACCGACCTGGCACTGGAGCCGGAGGCCCTGCGGGGACTCCTCGAACAGTGGATCGCCTGGCGGGATGAGCTCCAGGACACCATCACTCTCATCTGGCACGACTGCCGGGTCGGCATGCTGGTCCCGGAGAGTGAGCGCCGCGACTACGTCGGCTGCGGGGCCGGCCGCCTGCTCGCCCGCATCCTGCCGGACGGCACCTTCACTCCCTGCGTCTTCCTGCCCACGGCGATAGGTAAATACCCGGAATCGTCCTTCAGCGAGATATGGCGGGGCGCCGGCCTGCTGACGAAGTTCCGGGAGCGTTGGGCGATCACCGGCAACTGCGGGGAGTGCGAACACCTGCACAAGTGCGGGGGCTGCCGCGCCGTGGCGTATGCGTACAGCGGCGGCGACCCGATGGCGGGCGACCCGCACTGCTGGATCGAGCCGCATGACCCGGTTCGGCTGGCCGACTTGGCGGCCGGAGAAGACCTGCCGGTTTAG
- a CDS encoding PqqD family peptide modification chaperone — MTQDSVLTHTRECTVREQEEQYLVYNAATDELHLIPPAGRYLYELCDGLATVGEIAAAVAGIAEARTGEAEGSVVAFLQQLVDRGVLRHGEPHPDADGPQTGAATE; from the coding sequence GTGACGCAGGACAGTGTGCTCACCCACACCCGGGAGTGCACCGTCCGCGAGCAGGAGGAGCAGTACCTGGTCTACAACGCCGCCACCGACGAGCTGCACCTGATCCCACCCGCCGGCCGCTACCTCTACGAGCTGTGTGACGGTCTGGCGACCGTGGGCGAAATCGCCGCTGCGGTGGCTGGGATTGCTGAGGCGCGGACCGGCGAGGCGGAAGGGTCCGTGGTCGCTTTCCTGCAACAGCTCGTGGACCGTGGGGTCCTGCGCCACGGCGAGCCGCATCCGGATGCGGACGGCCCGCAGACCGGCGCTGCAACCGAGTAA